From the Lepidochelys kempii isolate rLepKem1 chromosome 2, rLepKem1.hap2, whole genome shotgun sequence genome, one window contains:
- the LOC140905881 gene encoding fatty acid-binding protein, adipocyte-like → MCDLFVGIWKFVSSEKFEDYMKELGVGLATRKLGSLAKPTVTISTDGDVITIKTKSTFKNTEISFKLGEEFDETTADDRKTKSIVTLEEGSITQVQKWDGKETTIKRKLVDGKMIVEYTMNNITCTRVYERA, encoded by the exons ATGTGTGACCTGTTTGTGGGAATCTGGAAGTTTGTCTCCAGTGAAAAATTTGAGGACTATATGAAAGAACTGG GTGTGGGTTTAGCCACCAGGAAACTGGGCAGCCTGGCCAAACCCACTGTGACCATCAGCACAGATGGTGATGTGATAACCATCAAAACCAAGAGTACTTTCAAAAATACTGAGATCTCCTTCAAGTTGGGGGAGGAGTTTGATGAAACCACAGCAGATGACAGGAAAACCAAG AGCATTGTCACCCTGGAAGAAGGCTCAATAACTCAGGTACAGAAGTGGGATGGTAAAGAGACCACAATAAAGAGAAAACTAGTGGATGGAAAGATGATTGTG GAATAcaccatgaacaatatcacttGCACTAGAGTCTATGAGAGAGCATGA
- the LOC140905882 gene encoding myelin P2 protein-like produces MCELFLGAWKLISSENFDSYMKELGVGFTTRKLGSLDKPSVIISINGDIITIKTESTFKNTKISFKLGEEFEETTVDDRKTMSTVTVDSGSLTQVQKWDGKQTTIKRALVDGKMVVECTMNNVTCTRV; encoded by the exons ATGTGTGAGTTATTTTTAGGAGCCTGGAAACTCATTTCTAGTGAAAACTTTGACAGCTATATGAAAGAACTGG gGGTGGGTTTTACTACTAGGAAACTTGGCAGCCTGGACAAGCCCAGTGTGATCATCAGCATCAATGGGGATATAATAACCATCAAGACAGAGAGCACCTTTAAAAACACCAAGATCTCCTTCAAGCTGGGAGAAGAGTTTGAAGAAACCACAGTAGATGACAGGAAAACCATG AGCACTGTAACTGTGGACAGTGGCTCTCTGACTCAGGTGCAGAAGTGGGATGGCAAACAGACCACAATCAAGAGAGCGCTGGTGGATGGGAAGATGGTTGTG GAATGCACCATGAACAATGTCACCTGCACTAGAGTCTGA
- the LOC140905885 gene encoding myelin P2 protein-like, with protein sequence MCDQFLGTWKLVSSEKSEDYMKELGVGFAMRKLGSLAKPTVIISADDDMLTIKTESPVKNTEISFKLGQEFEETTTDNRKTKVRGVLVVTLDNGSMIHVQKWDDKEITIKREVVDGNMVVECTMKYAICTRVYEKA encoded by the exons ATGTGTGATCAGTTCTTAGGAACCTGGAAACTTGTCTCCAGTGAAAAATCTGAAGATTATATGAAAGAATTAG GAGTGGGCTTTGCCATGAGGAAACTGGGCAGCCTGGCAAAGCCTACTGTGATCATCAGTGCTGATGACGATATGCTAACAATCAAAACAGAGAGCCCTGTTAAAAATACAGAGATCTCCTTCAAGCTGGGCCAAGAGTTTGAGGAAACCACAACAGATAACAGGAAAACTAAAGTGAGGGGAGTGCTTG TTGTAACCTTGGACAATGGTTCAATGATTCATGTGCAGAAATGGGATGACAAAGAGATCACAATAAAGAGAGAGGTGGTGGATGGGAATATGGTTGTG GAATGTACCATGAAGTATGCCATCTGCACTAGAGTCTATGAGAAAGCATGA
- the LOC140905884 gene encoding fatty acid-binding protein, adipocyte-like produces the protein MCESFLGSWKLISSENFGSYMKELGVGFATRKLGSLAKPSVIISTNDDIITIKTESSFKNIEISFKLGEEFEETTADDRKTKSIITLDNGSLIHVQKWDGKETTIKRKLVDAKLVVECTINNVTSTRVYERA, from the exons ATGTGTGAGTCCTTTTTAGGAAGCTGGAAACTCATTTCTAGTGAAAATTTTGGGAGCTATATGAAAGAATTGG gaGTGGGTTTTGCTACTAGGAAGCTTGGCAGCCTGGCCAAGCCGAGTGTGATTATCAGTACTAATGATGACATAATAACCATCAAAACAGAGAGCTCCTTTAAAAACATTGAGATCTCCTTCAAGCTGGGGGAAGAGTTTGAAGAAACCACAGCAGATGACAGGAAAACCAAG AGCATTATCACCTTGGACAATGGCTCTTTGATTCATGTGCAGAAGTGGGATGGCAAAGAGACGACAATAAAGAGAAAACTGGTGGATGCTAAGCTTGTGGTG GAATGCACTATAAATAATGTCACCAGCACAAGAGTCTATGAGAGGGCCTGA